Within the Miscanthus floridulus cultivar M001 chromosome 17, ASM1932011v1, whole genome shotgun sequence genome, the region AAGGCTTGTTGGGCAGCCAAGGCATGCTGGTGGGCGCCGTCCATGGCGGTCTGGAGGCCGCCCGCGCCTGCCTGAgcgccggccatggcggggtcGACACCGGCTGCGGCTCCCTGCCAGCTGACTGGGGCGGGTTGAAGGCCGGCCGAAGGGGGCATGTCCGCGACACCGGGAGGAGCTCCGGTGGCCGCGCCCTGTAGCTCACGAGAAAGCCCAACCCTAGGTGCGGTCTTTCCCATGGATGTGGACGAAGAAGGAGGTGCAGGAGGTCGAGCAGGACCGGATCTACCGGATCCGGCCATGgagggctcgccggagtggagggATGGAGGGAGGGGATGGGCGGCGCGGCCTCCCTGGCCGCGACGGAAGAGGAGGTCGGCACGAGGCGCGAGTCGAAGGGGCGTCGTAACCCGTGAggtggggaagaaaggaaagaatcGAAACGATAAGGGTAAGAGGTGTGTAACTAGTGGCAAAGGTAGGTAATTTTTATCCAACTTCACGAGGAGGTACGAAACACCCATTCGTGGAGCACCCCCTGAGGAGCTCCACCAATTTGGTGAATCCGGTCTCTAGATCCTCCGTTTTGGTGGATTTAAATTTGGTGGATCTAGGGTGTTTGGGAAATTTTTGGTAGAGCTGAAAATAGTGAATCTAGAGCTGGTGAATCCCTACCAAACAGGTCCTAAATCAATGCATCTGCCAATTGCCAAATGGATCCTTTGTACATGCCCTGAACCAGAGCCCCATACGAACAAGCATCCATGCATCGCGTTTAGGATCATCAATGTGTAAGCATATCTGCGTACCATTCCGGACAACTGATCCAGTACGGGACCTCAGAGGTGTCCCGCTCAACAGTTCCCATCAGACTCCAATCGCTGCAAAATCTCGACAACAGCAGTTATGGATTTTTCATACCAGTATCTAGCAACTCCAGCGACTGGATTCCTGTGTGCCAAGGCGTCCAGACGAGTCCAAAACATGCATACAATCAAAGGGACGCGCTCGGAAATGAGCAAGTGGAAAGTTTGTTCACCATTCCCTCACGGCTCAACTAGTGGTGGCTCAGCACAAAAAGCACCGGTGTTTGCAAACTGTTCCTGGTACACGTTTTATTCGTTCCGCTGGGTTTTTATTATGGACTACTACGCCTCATTGCGACAACCATAAGGGTTACGGAAAAAAGGCAGTCAAACAAACAATGCAAGGGATATCAATTGTTAGAAGCCGAGCAGGTTGCCTAATTCCCGTGGGCGAACTTGATACCCTTCTCAATGGAAGACTTGAGCTCGCCCTTGAGGTTTTCCAGCCCCTTCTTCTCGAAGTCGTTGAGCTCACCCAGACCAAGCACTTCCTCCACTCCATTCTTGCCGAGCCGTACCTGTAACATGAAAGGGAGTAACGTTAGAACTCCAAGACCATCTCATAGTGAggggaaaaaaaaactaataaaatCAGAGCAATGCTGAAGCAGAACCCGTCCAACTAGCATAGGTAAAGACAGTGGCAATAACTACACATTGTTTTTACACCCTCCAGTCAAGATCACTTGAGATTTAGATCAAGATAAATTATCTAAAGCTAATTCATTTGTCCTGTAAGGGCACCCGCAATGGCTGACTCATAAGCTAGCTCTTAacattttttttcatattttaatagaagccTGGTAACTCGAACTTGCTAATATGGAACCGGATGTCTAACATGCAACACGGATACTCCAGTCCCATTAATCCATAAGACCCGCCGGACACATCGagataataaaataaaaagtatTATAAACGTAAAACTGAACAATGAGAAAGTTCTTTTAACGCCTCCAACCACAAATAATTCAGGACACAGAACTAAGAGTTTCACTTATATACtccccctccattccaaattgtaagtctttctgatttttttagatacataactcttagtatgtatctagacataatatatatctagatgcgtagcaaaagctatgtatctagaaaatccagaatgacttacaatttggagtGGAGTGAGTCAGAAATAACTGCGAAACAAATTATACTATCGTAATTTAAACGTCGGTAACCGGTACAAGGTTACAAGCCttcaacagaaaaagaaaagcagGTAACAAGAACCACGGATATTTACTTTGACCATATGATAAATACATAGCTAAAATTTAGGTAGACAGTTATGCATTAAGTACCTTGGAGGCAAAGAACGGCAACTCTGTCACAGTAGATTGCACAAAAGAGCACTCTACAATGTCCGGAACTCCATTCAGACCCTTCAAGCATGCATCCGCAAAAACAGCACCAGCATATCTGCagagagagtgagtgagtgagagagagagagagaatgaatAACACTATTAGAAAAATAAATTGCAGGGTTTGACCTAAAATCAGCATAAATCTAATGTGGTTATGTAAAAAAAAAAGGTTGGTGGAGTATTAGAGTTGGTCTACACAGACACTATGATATGATGATTTTGTAAAACAGGAGAGTACATACAAGCAGAGCACTTATGGAAGCTAAGGTATAGTTACAGAGAAATTCCAGACAAGGGGGGTGTTAGGATGAGGGTGATTGCTCTGTATAGTTAAAGAATATGGATCCAAATCCCATCTACCCAGACAGGGCCTCGCTCATATTGCATTAAATTAGTTGGAAAAGTAAGGTACATGATCTTGTACAGATGCTCGTGGACAAGCCCTTCATTTGGCAAGAAGCTTCATTCCACATAATAGCAATATCTTTGAGTGGTATTTGACATGAATGCAATAACAGAAAGCTAACAAAGTAGAATGAGcaagttttcctataacaatgtCTACAAAAACAGTGAAGGTTTCTTATATTCACAGGTTTAATCCAATTATACTTGTATAATGAATATCATAACCTGCTAATGATGTTCATTACAGTTACATAGCTTGATAGCTATACATCTAATTCTGACAGGGAACTGATGGAATAGACATACAATCAAATGAAGTTAATACAGGAACAACCATGAAACAGTAGTTGTAAATTTAGCAAATTTTGGTCGCAACTAGCTTGGAAGCTATAAGCTTAACATTACCAGACAATCTGTGCACAAGTATGTCATGGGCAATCATGCAGCAGCTAATTTATGCCACAGGCAGTTTTTCATAGAAAAAACAATGAAAGCAAGAAGCATCTACTGATTGACTGGTTGCAGAGCATAGAAGAAAATACTCATAATATTCCAAAATGATGATAAACAGACAGCATATGCTATAGTGCAACCAATAGACATGCTGACAACGGTCCATATGTTCTATAGACTTACGCCATGGACAATGTTGCAGATCCCTTTCCAGCCTTTGCTTCAACAACCTCCGTCCCGCCATCTTGTGTCCTCTTGGTGAGGGCCTCAATGTCTTCTTGGGACAATGAATTGCTTGCAGGAGTGGCCTGTATAAAACAGAAATTTTGATTGAGTTTCTAGTTTCAGAGATATGGGGCACATCATAGAATACACCTACCATGACAATGGAAATGACTATCGCTTGCACAATATGTTAGTACAACAAAGGATTATGCAATGTAAAACGCTAAGGGTCTGATTGGTTGTTCGCACAAGACTTGCATTGCATTACGGGTTATGCAGCATAGGCTATGCCTGTATAAGCAAATGCAATTTGCTCTTGTTTGGTTGGGTTGAATTACTCTGGTGTATTGTTTGTCTTcgtttggttggatggataatGATATGCTGCATCTAATAATTTATGTTTGGTTGCACTGCACATCTAAAATAGGCATTGACAATTCATCGAACACTTTCACTGCAAGAGGTCTCGCTGCTCATTCATCAGTGAAATCAGTCATTCAGGTTCACACCCCTGCCCCACACGCTCATCAAAAAAATCAGTCATTCATCAGTATAACTCTTTTTCAATTCTCAATCTCCTACCACCAACCACCATCGAGAAAGAGAGAGCAGGCAAGCTGGGACGAGTACTATTTTGATGGCTGGGCCGGTGCGGCACGCCTCATGGCctgctggtggcggcggcggcggttcccCATGAACGACGACACGTCGTGGTCATGAACGCGGCCACAGCCATGCCGGTGTGCCCCGCGCCACCACAACCGTGCCCTATGCCGCGACCACGCTGGGCCCGCGCTCCCGCGTGCCGCCGCGAGGGGAAGGACATGCCGTCACTAGATCTGGCCGCCCGCTATGAGGACGAAGCTGCTGTCGCCGCCCGGGTGCAGTGGCCACAGCGGTGATTCTGGCCACGTTGCGCGACATACCAAGCCCGGCTGTCCTGGCGACCACCACCAGTACCAGCGGAGGCGGCATCATTCGCTCGGTCCCAGCTGTGGCCGTGCCCGCCGTGGAGGAGGGGGACGCGGTGGTGCTCTTCAACTTCGGCGACTCCAATAGCGACATGGGCGCGCGTGGTGGCGGTGATGGGGATCCGCCCTCGAGGACGGCGAGCGCGTGGAAGGACAGGGGGGAGGGGTTGGGAACGAGCGGGTGCCGGAGATGTGCAAAGGCGTGTGCGGGAGTGCAGAACGGGTGCAAGGCCGCTGCAGAGCGGGTGCTGTCCAGTTTCTGCAGAGTGGATACGCCCGAATTCGGGTGAATCACGGGATGCAGATCAGCACTGCTTTGAGGATAGTGCTACGCTGCATAATGCTCTGTGCAGGTAACCAATCAAGTCGATTTTGCATTATCGGGGCATGGAGAAGGAGTTGTGCAtgcaaccaaacagaccctaaccAAAGAAAGCTTTAGAGTCCCTATGCACAACTGACAAATGGAAATTATTGCACTAGTCTAGGTAAACATTCTCTTTTGACTCCAGTCCACAGAATACAACCTCCATGCTAATCAACTTGCATATTTTGCCAACAATGTCCACACACTATTTGATAACCACAAGCCATGTTTATGCTAAAAGTTATTTTGTTATTTTCTAACTTTTACATTTTGGAGGGATCATGTGTATCTCTCTTGCAGGAAACCTCAGACATGGTCCATGGATACAATACCTGTGAGAAGAGTGGCAGAATAGTAATACCCGCATGGCCCCCGACAACAGGAACATTCACCTCTGCAAAAGGCCACATCAATAACTCATGTTAAGAGGGATGAAAAGTTAATTCTGATCCATAATCTCAATGTCTACAGCAACTGCCAGCTAAAACATCATCTTATTACCAGTAACTGGCACACCCGCCTTTGCAGCATAAAAAGTTTTAGCACGAACAACATCAAGGGTAGTCACACCAAACAGCTTCTTCTCATCATAGGTACCAGCCTTCTTGAACACCTCCGCCGCAATCGGGACAGTGGAGTTGACAGGGTTGCTGATCATATTGACAAGAGCCTAAAACGCATATAATCAACATGATCAGTGTGATGGAACAAATTAAgcaaatcaagatgaaaatgtTCACTGGACATATATAAGGAACAAGCATGCATATATCACTCAATATCATCTAACATCTCATATGCAAAGCATGGGAATGTTCACAGATCTATATGACATCTCATATGCAAAGCATGGGAATGTTCACAGATCTATATATCCCAATGCATGTGAAGTGAGCTCTAGAGCAAGTGGGCCCTCTTTACTTCAGGTGGCAATTTCAAAGCATTGAGGCTGGCAAGTAGCACGTGGTGGTAATTCTGTATGTTTTGGGCAAACAAGTCCACTCCATTTCCTGTCAGGTAGGTGTGCCACTTTACTTCACCAGATCATCACTGAACGCTAGATCTGCAGCAAATCCAACCACCGGCCATTCCAATTGCCAAAAGTAGAGTACGAAATCTAGCAACCAATCCTGAAATTTGCCCCCTAAGCTGCAGATCTACAGTGGCAAGGGGGCGCGACACTTACGTTGGGGCAGTGCTTTGCGATGGCAGTGCAGAGCCCCTTAACGATGCCGGCGTTGATGTTGAAGAGGTCGTCCCTGGTCATGCCGGGCTTCCTGGGCACCCCGGCGGGGATGATGACGACGTCGGATCCCTCCAGCGCCTCCACGAGCTGGTCGTCCCCCATGAACCCCTTCACCTGCAGGAGTCGAGCGGAAACCAGTGAGCTCGGATCCAGTCTGGTCCAGTCCGCCCGAGCCAAGCCAGAGGAGCGCGCCGAGCGTGGGGTATAGGCGTACCAGGGCGGGGGAGTTGATGTGAGAGACGTCGGCCGCGACGCCGGGTGTCCCGGCGATATcgtagagggagagggaggagacgAGCGGGTTGAGCTTCATGAGGAGCGAGAGCGGCTGCCCGATGCCGCCCGCCGCGCCCAGGATGGCCACCTTCCGCTCCGGGTTGGCCGAGGACGCGTACCCGCGGCTGCGGCGGAGGAGCTCGGCCGTGGACTTCAGCAGCGACGGCCTCATCGCGGCGGCGGGGTCggggctcgctcgctcgctcgctcgggcGTGTCTCGCTGGGGATTTTGATGGGGgagcggagcggcggcggcgtggggtgCTTTAATAGAGGGGAGGAAGGATCCAAACTCCAAGGGTGGATGGGATCTGAAGGAAAGTTGTTGGTGGCGGTGGGAGAGAGAAAAAAGGGGAGGGTTGGCGTCTCGTCTCGACGTCTCCGCCCGTTCcgtgccttcttgttcttgtccACTTGGGTTTATTTGGCTCACTGGCTGGCGCTGGCCGAGGTGGAACTGTGGAAGGGTCACTAGCGCACTCAAAGAGTGCACAACGACTGTGCGAGCACGACGGCGCGGCGCATAACGACTCGCACCACCGCGGTTCAGCGGTCAAGATGCCTTTGCGCCTTGGTTTTGTGCTTCACTTCTGGATGGAAATGGACTGCCAAACTCACAGCTGAGCTGACAGGAACAGGAGGCGGCTACAAACCCAACGGTTTCTGCGTTGCGGAGGTACGCCGCAACAAAATTTAAGACAAATTAGCTTCCTTTCGAATCCACGGTTCAAACTTTGGTATGGTCACAACACTGAGCCTCGCCTGAGCAGTTTTATTGTATGGAGAAAttagagtacaagtacaatgatgTTGCTCACTTGCTCTAGCCATTTATGTCATTCAAAACCGAGCCTCGCTAGAGAGTATGGATGCATTTAGTTTGCTAGCTTAGTTGTAGCCTGGCTAGGATTGTAGCTTGGGTAGGCTAAACCTAATTTTAGcaaactaaggccccgtttagatgcgaaattttttggcttttggttactgtagcactttcgtttgtatttgataaaaattgtccaattatggactatttaggcttaaaagattcgtctcgccaattacggataaattatgcaattagttattctttttacctacatttaatgttccatgcatgtgccgcaagatttgatgtgacaggaaatcttgaaaatttttggattttgggtgggatctaaacagggcctaaggtTGTCTCCAACAAAGAACTCATATGGGGCATCCAAATTTAAAATGGATAGCAAGAGACTTAAAATCAGCCTCTAACAAAGTAactatacgggagacctatttttGGTTGCCTGAGAGACACAACCTAAATATGAACATCCCctctcctgaaaacccatttaCAGAAAGAATTCTGTTTTGGGTCTTGTCGTTGGAGAAGATATCGAATAGATATTGAAtattttgcctgtagcgctatctATTTGAccaatgggtcttgtattttgggtgtcgttgttggagatagcctaacaTGAGGTTGTTTGGTTGTTTGTACTGTCTAAACCTGGCTAGCCCCATATTATGTTTGGTTGTCTTTTTGTTTTGATACAATCATCTCTTCTCTAAATCGGTAAGTTTATCCTCTTTGACAAATTTCTTCGAACAGGTGATGGACATCAAATGTACTAACATTGTCAGCGTAAGCAAAGTGCCCACATGAACAGAGAAGACGTCAGGGCTTGCAGCACGATCAAACCCAAATTCCACAGCACGATTTTGGACTTACGAGCAGCAGTTCTTGTTGTTGAAAATACACACGCACACACTAGGAACGGCAGGGGGAGACGACGAGGTCTATACGAGACCATGTTCCAGCTCTAAATTTCAACTCGCCGCCACTGGATCTGCTGCTGTTGTTGCCTCCGCGGATGGTGGCGCCGGGGATGGTATGGACAATACGACGGTGATGGTCTTGGTGGATGTGGAGGTCGTCGTCGGCCGCAGCGCCCTCACGGGGCTCGCCAGCGCCCATGGCAGAGCAGGGCGGCACGGCGGCCATGAACACACCGCGCTTCTTCACGAGTCGTTGGCTCTAGTTGCTGGCTGCTCCCGCCGTGCTGCTCGAGTCGCTAGCCGCGCTGCTTGAGTCGTTAGCTGCTCTGCTCTCCTCCGGGCACGGCGAGCACAATCCGTCGTGCTTCTCTGCTCTCCTCCGCAGCGCCCTCGAAGGGGCACGACCAAGCGCAGATGCCAGACGAGGCCGGGGTCGTGAGATCCGGCACGCGGGGATGACGGAGGAGCTCGGCTGCCGCGCCACGCGA harbors:
- the LOC136516819 gene encoding malate dehydrogenase, mitochondrial-like, translated to MRPSLLKSTAELLRRSRGYASSANPERKVAILGAAGGIGQPLSLLMKLNPLVSSLSLYDIAGTPGVAADVSHINSPALVKGFMGDDQLVEALEGSDVVIIPAGVPRKPGMTRDDLFNINAGIVKGLCTAIAKHCPNALVNMISNPVNSTVPIAAEVFKKAGTYDEKKLFGVTTLDVVRAKTFYAAKAGVPVTEVNVPVVGGHAGITILPLFSQATPASNSLSQEDIEALTKRTQDGGTEVVEAKAGKGSATLSMAYAGAVFADACLKGLNGVPDIVECSFVQSTVTELPFFASKVRLGKNGVEEVLGLGELNDFEKKGLENLKGELKSSIEKGIKFAHGN